The Moraxella haemolytica genome window below encodes:
- a CDS encoding phage minor tail protein L, protein MSFNADIQQSTVQGLITLYELDARRLGGDVYRFHGHNQLDNGGVITWQNQAFTPISIKADGLEMRSDGRASAPTLIIHNDIGGIPQALRFLCLRYGDFVGAKLKVIHTLAEYLTSADEQNYKIQNWYIEQKTSETNATTTFELSNPVDFEGLKIPVRQITSYCHWAVCGRYRGEECGYIGTNRFTTDGKPTDNPELDRCGGRLSDCKLRDNEQRFGGFPASSLVG, encoded by the coding sequence ATGAGCTTTAATGCAGACATACAACAAAGCACCGTACAAGGTTTGATCACCTTGTACGAGCTGGACGCCAGACGACTTGGCGGCGATGTGTACCGCTTTCATGGGCATAACCAGTTAGACAATGGGGGTGTTATCACTTGGCAAAATCAAGCATTTACGCCAATATCTATCAAAGCTGACGGCTTAGAAATGCGGTCGGACGGTCGTGCTTCTGCTCCTACTTTGATAATCCACAACGACATTGGTGGCATACCCCAAGCCTTACGCTTTTTATGCCTTAGATATGGCGATTTTGTAGGGGCTAAATTAAAAGTCATTCACACATTAGCAGAATATCTGACCAGTGCTGATGAACAAAATTATAAAATCCAAAACTGGTACATTGAACAAAAAACATCAGAAACCAATGCCACCACCACCTTTGAGCTGTCAAACCCTGTGGACTTTGAGGGCTTAAAAATCCCAGTGCGTCAAATCACCAGCTACTGCCATTGGGCGGTGTGTGGTCGTTATCGTGGCGAAGAATGTGGCTATATCGGCACCAACCGCTTTACCACAGATGGCAAGCCCACCGACAACCCAGAACTAGACAGGTGTGGTGGGCGTTTATCTGATTGTAAATTAAGAGACAATGAACAACGATTTGGCGGATTTCCTGCCAGTAGTCTTGTGGGGTAA
- a CDS encoding C40 family peptidase — protein MRLTKPLKDQIITHAWDDYPNECCGVIIDGQYHPCTNIAPNPANAFEIDPDQFINLSKLGEIQAIVHSHPDGEPLPSEVDKVQMGLHDIDWVIVGLGHTPTGATYCDIKRHKPTTYQSPLLGREYHHGVQDCYSLVRDYYKRELSIELPDFARADEWWENPNHEPLYENNFKKAGFDVIDDPAQLQKHDVILCRVGRTYHINHALIFIGDGKLNSETTPPAIGNTLILHHPHGRLSVREIYGESWQRRTAMVVRHRQIAEQIMA, from the coding sequence ATGCGACTAACCAAACCCCTTAAAGACCAAATCATAACCCACGCTTGGGACGACTACCCCAACGAGTGCTGTGGTGTGATTATTGATGGTCAATACCACCCTTGTACCAACATCGCCCCCAATCCTGCCAATGCGTTTGAGATTGACCCTGATCAATTTATTAACTTATCCAAGCTTGGCGAAATACAGGCAATTGTCCACAGCCACCCTGATGGCGAACCGTTGCCATCTGAAGTGGATAAGGTGCAAATGGGACTACATGACATAGATTGGGTCATCGTAGGCTTAGGTCATACACCTACAGGGGCAACATACTGCGACATCAAACGCCATAAGCCCACCACTTATCAAAGCCCACTTTTGGGGCGTGAATATCATCATGGCGTACAAGATTGCTACAGCTTAGTGCGTGATTATTACAAGCGAGAACTATCCATTGAACTGCCTGATTTTGCAAGGGCTGATGAGTGGTGGGAAAACCCAAACCATGAACCACTTTATGAAAACAACTTTAAAAAAGCTGGCTTTGATGTCATTGATGACCCAGCACAATTACAAAAACACGATGTTATTTTGTGCCGTGTTGGTCGCACCTATCACATCAACCATGCGTTGATATTCATAGGCGATGGCAAATTAAACAGCGAAACCACACCACCTGCCATCGGTAACACCCTAATCTTGCACCACCCACACGGACGGCTTAGTGTGCGTGAGATTTATGGTGAGAGCTGGCAAAGACGCACCGCGATGGTGGTTAGACATAGGCAGATTGCGGAGCAAATAATGGCTTGA
- a CDS encoding HigA family addiction module antitoxin produces MMKMHNPPHPGLLLKEYIATMTVTEMASRLGVTRANLSRILNGKQGISADMALRISHLLPNTTPSLWLNMQQAYDLWQAEHNAKIDYSNIKPLFAPQSAYV; encoded by the coding sequence ATGATGAAAATGCACAACCCACCGCACCCTGGCTTACTACTAAAAGAATACATTGCCACGATGACTGTTACTGAGATGGCAAGCCGTCTTGGCGTTACACGGGCTAATCTTAGTCGCATTTTGAATGGCAAGCAAGGTATCTCTGCAGATATGGCACTTCGCATCAGTCATTTGTTGCCAAATACCACGCCCAGTCTATGGCTTAATATGCAACAAGCCTATGACCTATGGCAAGCCGAACACAACGCAAAAATAGACTACTCTAACATCAAGCCATTATTTGCTCCGCAATCTGCCTATGTCTAA
- a CDS encoding type II toxin-antitoxin system RelE/ParE family toxin — MIVSFKHKGLEKFFTTGSTTGIQVKHKNKLSLQLSTLNSAETVFAMDVPGWQLHALKGDLVGHWSVSVNGNWRLTFKFNDDGNAEIVDYQDYH, encoded by the coding sequence ATGATTGTTTCATTTAAACATAAAGGTCTGGAGAAGTTTTTTACTACCGGTTCAACCACTGGTATTCAAGTTAAGCATAAAAACAAATTAAGTTTACAACTATCCACACTAAACAGTGCTGAAACCGTCTTTGCAATGGATGTTCCAGGTTGGCAACTCCATGCCTTAAAAGGCGACTTGGTCGGTCACTGGTCAGTGTCAGTCAATGGCAACTGGCGTTTAACTTTCAAATTTAATGATGATGGCAATGCCGAGATTGTTGATTATCAAGATTATCACTAG
- a CDS encoding tail assembly protein → MKTIQLHGILAKKFGRFFKLDVKSAKEACHAIACQIPAFKAFMMRAEQDGIRFAVFNGKKRNERTNIGENQLNDITTANHIHIVPKVMGSGGKAMGWLQVVAGAALVAVGVLVPGAQALIGAGVGLMIGGVASLLMPTPKLDPANEDGNKPNNGFGGAVTTVAQGNPVPILYGEREVGGFIVSAGIRV, encoded by the coding sequence ATGAAAACAATCCAACTACACGGCATCCTTGCCAAAAAATTCGGCAGATTTTTTAAATTAGATGTCAAAAGTGCCAAAGAAGCCTGCCATGCGATTGCTTGTCAAATCCCTGCTTTTAAAGCATTTATGATGCGTGCTGAGCAAGACGGCATCCGCTTTGCCGTGTTTAACGGTAAAAAACGCAACGAGCGTACCAACATCGGTGAAAATCAGCTTAACGACATCACCACTGCTAACCACATTCACATCGTTCCCAAAGTCATGGGTAGTGGCGGCAAAGCAATGGGCTGGCTACAAGTGGTGGCTGGGGCGGCGTTGGTGGCGGTCGGTGTGCTTGTGCCAGGAGCACAAGCATTGATTGGTGCTGGTGTGGGTCTGATGATTGGCGGTGTTGCCAGTCTACTGATGCCCACCCCCAAACTAGACCCTGCTAATGAAGACGGCAACAAGCCAAATAACGGCTTTGGTGGTGCGGTAACGACTGTAGCACAAGGCAATCCTGTACCCATTTTGTACGGTGAGCGAGAAGTGGGTGGGTTTATTGTGTCGGCAGGTATTAGAGTTTAA
- a CDS encoding TipJ family phage tail tip protein produces the protein MNIHGSKKQKGQARKPTIATDDLVSTGYAQILYGLCEGEIAGLADDGKSILLENTPLINDNGQPNFDGVSWEFRTGTLDQTHIAGFPAVENEHNIGVELRHDRDWTRQINNRELSAVRVRLNFNALREQKENGDITGYAISYAIDVQTDGGSFVEVLTDTVRGKASQGYKKAHRIDLPNSGTAKRWTIRVRRITPNRDSELVADTMSIDALTEIIDAKLSYPCTALLGISYDAKTFNNIAKIAVRLKGKIIQVPSNYNPETRTYNGLWDGTFKPAYSNNPAWVYYDLCTHHRYGLGERLSGMVDKWRLYQIGQYCDELVDDGKGGKEPRFTCNVYIQKADDAYRVLQNLASVFRGLSFWDGQNIVVDSDTPKEPVYTFSPANVVGGEFSYTGTRARDRHTLAKVAWDNPENNFTTEYELIPDEGAIAKYGVRTLDISAFGCTSQGQAQRAGLWALKAEQLETQTVSFKTGLMGFIPQVGQVINIADNVFAGRAISGKIVAVADNQKIITLDRAAGKVGDIITLNTLGQIATATITAVHGETLTLDKAMGEIGDVWAIISDDLKLMQFRVLTIAQNDDATFDITALEYNRQKYQAVDNGAIVTQEPFTVLKVATISAPKSVSLTASTRTVQGQAITTLSINWEQVAGAVAYIVEWRKDDNAWQSQKIASQSLDIDGVYAGNYQARVRAVDAFDNESLATTSQLTNITGKTGKPPKLYLFKVKGGLFSMYLDWIFNHGSEDTNYTEIQISPDGQANIATLAVFSYPTNSHTITGLQGNLTQFYRARIVDKLGNTSDWTDWISGTTSSDAAKVLDLISGQISESHLDRTLREPIAKIDAFDGKINLFNAKIPSIEQAVQQANARLPQLNRSIDELMRDKNAKSQEIANIRQNLGNTTTQIRDVATSTSNLTRRLGEMMVNQQHNNDTLNARIQTVQDSIVGTEQAINQMRETMNAKFTSLSDNLLVGGDETKVSTDWGIRYPIKEQLSARQRVKISLKNAQNLTSVAVYNSGTSGSAKIGDLRKVGDEWVGEFAWRIYGSNNELILYRQPRRSRQSVQAVLAKHTDTTALIDEVKRTLAEKERALSERIGQLDTTLNGQTTSIRNVQRSVNGVRAIKAVTVDNNGFISGYGLMSDLQNGRVTSRFGINADQIYFGATTSAKKPFVFTTRTTTIDGVSYPAGAWLNSASIARASINMLHIADSIQSDNYVAGRQGWRLFKDGRFELNNTFGDGSSLELNSKGLIVWYNKARGKKAVELGIFR, from the coding sequence ATGAACATACACGGCTCAAAAAAACAAAAAGGTCAAGCAAGAAAACCAACCATCGCCACCGATGATTTGGTTTCTACTGGCTATGCACAAATCTTATACGGTCTTTGTGAAGGCGAGATTGCAGGCTTAGCAGACGACGGCAAATCCATTCTTCTTGAGAACACACCACTCATCAATGACAACGGACAGCCAAACTTTGATGGCGTGTCTTGGGAGTTTCGCACAGGCACGCTTGACCAAACCCACATTGCAGGCTTTCCAGCTGTTGAAAACGAACACAACATCGGTGTTGAGTTACGACACGACAGAGACTGGACAAGACAAATCAATAACCGTGAATTGTCAGCGGTGCGTGTGCGTCTAAACTTTAATGCTCTTAGAGAGCAAAAAGAAAATGGCGACATTACAGGTTATGCCATTTCTTATGCTATTGATGTACAAACAGATGGCGGCAGCTTTGTTGAAGTCTTGACCGATACCGTGCGTGGTAAAGCATCACAGGGCTATAAAAAAGCCCACCGCATTGATTTGCCCAACTCTGGCACAGCCAAACGCTGGACAATTCGTGTTCGTCGTATCACACCTAATCGTGATAGCGAACTGGTCGCTGATACGATGAGCATTGACGCACTGACTGAGATTATCGACGCCAAACTGTCTTATCCTTGCACGGCACTGCTTGGCATCTCTTATGACGCCAAAACCTTTAATAACATTGCTAAAATTGCGGTACGCTTAAAAGGCAAGATTATCCAAGTGCCCAGTAACTACAACCCAGAGACACGCACCTATAACGGCTTATGGGACGGCACTTTTAAGCCTGCTTATAGCAACAATCCAGCTTGGGTGTATTATGACTTATGCACGCATCACCGATATGGACTGGGTGAACGCTTAAGCGGTATGGTGGATAAATGGCGACTGTATCAGATTGGGCAATATTGTGATGAACTTGTTGATGATGGCAAAGGCGGAAAAGAGCCAAGATTTACCTGCAATGTCTATATCCAAAAAGCAGACGATGCATATCGTGTCTTACAAAACTTGGCAAGCGTGTTTCGTGGACTATCATTTTGGGACGGACAAAATATCGTCGTTGATAGCGATACGCCCAAAGAGCCCGTTTACACTTTTAGCCCTGCCAATGTGGTGGGTGGCGAATTTAGCTATACAGGCACACGAGCAAGGGATAGACACACTTTGGCAAAAGTGGCGTGGGACAATCCAGAGAATAACTTTACCACAGAATACGAGCTAATCCCTGATGAGGGGGCAATCGCCAAATATGGCGTGCGTACGCTAGATATTTCAGCTTTTGGCTGTACATCACAAGGACAAGCACAAAGAGCAGGACTGTGGGCGTTAAAAGCCGAGCAGTTAGAGACACAAACGGTGAGCTTTAAAACAGGTTTGATGGGCTTTATCCCCCAAGTTGGGCAAGTGATTAACATTGCCGATAATGTGTTTGCAGGGCGTGCCATCTCTGGCAAAATCGTGGCGGTGGCTGATAATCAAAAAATCATCACGCTTGATAGGGCGGCAGGAAAAGTGGGCGATATCATTACCTTAAATACGCTTGGACAAATCGCCACCGCCACCATTACCGCCGTGCATGGCGAGACACTCACGCTTGACAAGGCAATGGGCGAAATAGGCGATGTGTGGGCGATTATCAGTGATGACTTAAAACTTATGCAGTTTAGAGTGCTGACCATTGCCCAAAACGATGATGCCACCTTTGACATCACTGCCTTAGAGTACAACCGCCAAAAATATCAAGCGGTGGACAATGGAGCTATTGTAACTCAAGAGCCATTTACCGTGCTCAAAGTCGCCACAATATCCGCCCCCAAATCAGTGAGCTTGACCGCAAGCACTCGCACGGTGCAAGGACAAGCCATTACCACGCTGTCTATCAACTGGGAGCAGGTGGCAGGTGCGGTGGCGTACATTGTGGAGTGGCGAAAAGACGACAACGCATGGCAATCTCAAAAAATCGCCAGCCAAAGCCTTGATATTGATGGCGTATATGCTGGCAACTATCAAGCACGAGTGCGTGCGGTGGATGCCTTTGATAATGAAAGCCTAGCCACCACAAGCCAATTAACCAATATCACAGGCAAAACAGGCAAACCGCCAAAACTGTATTTATTTAAAGTAAAAGGCGGTCTGTTTAGTATGTACCTTGACTGGATATTTAACCACGGCTCAGAAGACACCAATTATACAGAGATTCAAATAAGCCCTGACGGACAAGCAAACATTGCTACGCTGGCGGTATTTAGTTATCCGACCAACAGCCACACGATTACAGGCTTACAAGGCAACTTAACCCAGTTTTACCGTGCCAGAATTGTAGATAAACTCGGCAATACATCAGATTGGACAGACTGGATAAGTGGCACGACATCATCAGATGCCGCCAAAGTGCTGGACTTAATCAGTGGTCAGATCAGTGAGAGTCATCTAGACCGTACACTCAGGGAGCCGATTGCTAAGATTGATGCGTTTGATGGCAAGATCAATCTGTTCAACGCCAAAATCCCTAGCATTGAGCAAGCGGTGCAACAAGCCAACGCACGATTGCCCCAGTTAAACCGCAGCATTGATGAGCTCATGCGTGATAAAAATGCCAAAAGTCAAGAAATCGCTAACATCAGGCAAAATTTGGGCAACACCACCACCCAAATCCGAGATGTTGCCACCAGCACAAGCAACCTGACAAGGCGATTGGGCGAGATGATGGTCAACCAGCAGCATAACAATGACACGCTGAACGCAAGAATTCAAACTGTTCAAGACAGCATTGTTGGCACAGAACAAGCCATCAATCAGATGCGTGAGACGATGAATGCCAAGTTCACCAGTCTAAGCGACAACCTGCTTGTTGGTGGCGATGAGACGAAAGTATCAACCGATTGGGGTATCAGATACCCAATCAAAGAGCAATTGTCAGCAAGACAAAGGGTAAAAATCAGCTTAAAAAATGCCCAAAACCTCACCTCCGTGGCTGTCTATAATTCAGGCACATCAGGTTCAGCTAAAATCGGAGACTTACGCAAGGTGGGCGATGAATGGGTAGGCGAATTCGCTTGGAGGATTTACGGCTCTAACAATGAGCTGATACTCTACCGCCAGCCACGACGCTCAAGGCAGTCTGTCCAAGCCGTACTCGCCAAGCATACCGACACCACGGCATTGATTGATGAGGTAAAACGAACACTTGCTGAAAAAGAGCGTGCATTGTCAGAGCGTATCGGACAATTAGATACCACCCTAAACGGTCAGACCACAAGCATCAGAAATGTACAGCGGTCAGTCAATGGCGTGCGTGCGATTAAGGCGGTAACGGTGGATAATAATGGCTTTATTAGCGGTTATGGCTTGATGAGCGATTTGCAAAATGGGCGTGTTACAAGCCGTTTTGGTATCAATGCCGACCAGATTTATTTTGGGGCGACAACGAGTGCCAAAAAGCCGTTTGTGTTTACGACCCGCACTACCACCATCGATGGTGTAAGCTACCCTGCGGGGGCGTGGCTTAATAGTGCCAGTATTGCCCGAGCGTCCATCAATATGCTGCACATCGCCGACAGTATTCAATCTGACAACTATGTTGCAGGTCGTCAAGGCTGGCGATTATTCAAAGACGGCAGGTTTGAGCTCAACAACACATTTGGTGATGGTTCAAGTTTGGAGCTTAACTCAAAAGGCTTGATTGTTTGGTACAACAAAGCACGAGGCAAAAAAGCAGTAGAATTGGGGATATTCAGATGA
- a CDS encoding phage holin family protein — translation MIEKDPTTYTIITYLWVGLLAMAGGLVAFIRRLNKQRKPEKLTVVFIKLVGELMVSAFAGVVTFYLCEYLETEPLLTAVAVAISGHLGGNAIDAIGKKINHLFSP, via the coding sequence ATGATCGAAAAAGACCCAACCACCTACACCATCATCACCTATCTATGGGTGGGACTGCTGGCGATGGCAGGTGGCTTGGTGGCGTTCATTAGGCGACTTAACAAGCAAAGAAAGCCTGAGAAGCTTACAGTAGTGTTCATTAAGCTCGTTGGGGAATTGATGGTGTCAGCATTCGCTGGCGTCGTCACATTCTACCTCTGCGAATACCTAGAGACCGAGCCGCTATTGACAGCGGTGGCGGTCGCCATCAGCGGTCACTTGGGCGGTAACGCCATCGATGCCATCGGCAAAAAAATCAATCATCTATTTAGCCCCTAA
- a CDS encoding TIGR02594 family protein — translation MKNELKWVQIARQYIGQQEIKGVKHNPLVVEMWTTGFTATNQAHRLKEKVRQNDETPWCGAFVAFVMAKAGLSHHIPKSFPLARSWVTAGSKLNNPAYGCVVVFSRNGGGHVGFCVGRDKHGNIMVLGGNKGDAVNIKPFSPSRVLGYRWCGTQSMPATHRFALPVFASNGKVSTNEA, via the coding sequence ATGAAAAATGAATTAAAATGGGTGCAAATCGCCCGCCAGTACATCGGACAACAAGAAATCAAGGGGGTCAAGCACAACCCATTGGTGGTGGAGATGTGGACAACAGGCTTTACTGCCACAAATCAAGCCCACCGCCTAAAAGAAAAAGTACGGCAAAATGACGAAACACCATGGTGCGGTGCATTTGTCGCATTTGTCATGGCAAAGGCAGGATTGTCGCATCACATTCCAAAATCTTTCCCATTGGCTCGTTCATGGGTGACGGCAGGCAGTAAGCTCAATAACCCCGCTTATGGCTGCGTGGTGGTGTTTAGTCGCAATGGTGGTGGTCATGTAGGGTTTTGTGTTGGTAGAGACAAGCATGGTAATATTATGGTGCTTGGCGGCAATAAAGGCGATGCGGTCAATATCAAGCCATTTAGCCCATCTCGTGTGCTGGGCTATCGCTGGTGTGGTACACAGTCTATGCCTGCGACACATCGGTTTGCGTTGCCTGTTTTTGCGAGTAACGGTAAAGTCAGCACGAACGAAGCATAA
- a CDS encoding tyrosine-type recombinase/integrase, translating into MPEIKTDKQIHALKLPVDKKEYFAKIQGKPRLFIRVRATKDGSVKSWVYRYTKDGKTAKYFLGDYPAITMTKAFEKWQELNELIANDIDPKTHFERLEKERKRLASNTFDVICQMWADKQNWKGNTAKRRQYRLNLFIKRFGQTPIDKITTADLIELLQDIERTHRQRADPTKPSDMADRCRGHLIDIFAWATLHGYCTHNPMSDIANAKTSHLLTTVKYGNRKALVKPSDFARLLKDIFDDKSMDDHTRHNMLLLAYTAVRNGDIRSMKWADLDLDNSKWELTPIKGQSNSGIKMVEKMTVPLPRQVIKILQKQHKLTGHLPYVFAKDTKDGYISDGATNTALKRLGYDGLHQSHGFRSSAKSILMGELDYSDLITEMMLGHQIKGDNPYMRADLYAKRCELMQTWADYIDDLANGRDTTHYKGVYREKPSDILQALINMLGKDGLAKMLQDA; encoded by the coding sequence ATGCCAGAAATTAAGACCGACAAACAAATACACGCCCTAAAATTGCCAGTAGATAAGAAAGAATATTTTGCCAAAATACAGGGCAAACCACGCCTATTTATCCGAGTGCGGGCCACAAAAGACGGTTCGGTCAAGTCATGGGTGTATCGTTATACCAAAGACGGTAAAACAGCTAAATATTTTCTGGGTGACTACCCTGCTATCACAATGACAAAAGCATTTGAAAAATGGCAGGAACTAAACGAATTAATCGCCAACGACATAGACCCAAAAACCCACTTTGAACGATTGGAAAAAGAACGCAAACGCCTAGCTAGCAATACTTTTGATGTGATTTGCCAAATGTGGGCAGATAAACAAAATTGGAAAGGCAATACAGCAAAAAGGCGACAATACCGCCTAAATTTATTTATCAAACGCTTTGGGCAAACGCCAATAGATAAAATCACTACCGCCGACTTGATAGAATTATTACAAGACATAGAACGCACCCACCGCCAACGAGCCGACCCCACCAAACCAAGCGATATGGCGGACAGGTGCAGGGGGCATTTGATAGATATTTTTGCGTGGGCGACACTACACGGCTACTGCACGCATAATCCGATGAGCGACATCGCCAACGCCAAAACCAGCCATCTATTAACCACCGTCAAATATGGCAACCGCAAGGCATTGGTTAAGCCATCTGATTTTGCACGCCTACTTAAAGATATTTTTGATGACAAGTCAATGGACGACCACACCCGCCACAATATGCTATTGCTTGCCTACACCGCCGTGCGAAATGGCGATATTCGGTCGATGAAATGGGCGGATTTAGATTTGGACAATAGCAAATGGGAGCTTACCCCCATCAAAGGGCAATCTAATAGCGGTATCAAGATGGTTGAAAAAATGACAGTCCCCTTACCCCGTCAAGTCATCAAAATTTTGCAAAAACAGCATAAGCTCACAGGACATTTGCCCTATGTGTTTGCCAAAGACACTAAAGACGGCTACATATCAGACGGAGCGACTAACACCGCCCTAAAACGCTTAGGGTATGACGGATTGCACCAATCACACGGTTTTCGGTCAAGTGCCAAAAGCATTTTGATGGGCGAGCTTGATTATAGCGACTTGATTACAGAGATGATGCTAGGACACCAAATCAAGGGCGATAATCCTTATATGCGAGCAGATTTGTACGCCAAGCGGTGTGAGCTTATGCAGACATGGGCAGATTATATTGATGACCTAGCTAATGGCAGAGATACAACACACTATAAGGGTGTGTATCGAGAGAAACCGAGCGATATTTTACAAGCGTTGATTAATATGCTGGGCAAAGATGGGTTAGCAAAGATGTTGCAGGACGCATAA